Proteins co-encoded in one Cucurbita pepo subsp. pepo cultivar mu-cu-16 chromosome LG15, ASM280686v2, whole genome shotgun sequence genomic window:
- the LOC111776426 gene encoding vacuolar iron transporter homolog 2.1-like yields MASFHAEASESSNVDYTQRAQWLRAAVLGANDGLVSVASLMMGVGAVKPDAKAMLIAGFAGMVAGACSMAIGEFVSVYTQYDIQKAQLKRDRKQKNDMQSSHSAEEEEKLPNPLQAALASAIAFTVGAVIPLLSAVFIRDHKVRLGVVAAVASLTLVVFGGVGAVLGRTPVGKSAARVVVGGWMAMGITFGLTKLLGSKGL; encoded by the coding sequence ATGGCTTCCTTCCATGCAGAAGCTTCTGAGTCTAGCAATGTTGATTACACTCAACGAGCTCAGTGGCTCCGAGCCGCAGTTCTCGGAGCCAACGACGGGCTCGTCTCTGTTGCATCGCTGATGATGGGCGTCGGTGCTGTGAAGCCCGACGCCAAAGCCATGCTTATTGCTGGATTTGCGGGGATGGTAGCGGGCGCTTGTAGTATGGCGATCGGAGAGTTCGTGTCGGTTTACACGCAATATGATATACAGAAAGCTCAGCTGAAGAGAGATAGGAAGCAAAAGAATGACATGCAGTCAAGCCACTCGGCCGAGGAGGAAGAGAAGCTACCGAATCCATTACAGGCTGCGCTCGCATCGGCGATAGCGTTTACGGTCGGAGCGGTTATTCCGTTGCTGTCGGCAGTGTTTATACGAGACCATAAGGTAAGGCTCGGGGTGGTTGCAGCGGTGGCGAGCTTGACGTTGGTGGTTTTCGGAGGAGTTGGAGCCGTCCTAGGGAGGACTCCGGTGGGGAAATCGGCGGCGAGAGTGGTTGTTGGAGGGTGGATGGCAATGGGCATCACTTTTGGGCTTACAAAGCTGCTCGGATCGAAGGGGCTGTGA
- the LOC111811133 gene encoding COP9 signalosome complex subunit 8-like has protein sequence MDFARLTEALAFKSYEKIADICDDLMLQAAAEGVDYQDEWPYVIHFLGYLYVDDINSARFFWKSIPSTIKENRPELVAVWKIAQKLWIQDHRGVYEAIHGFDWCQEVQGLLVAFSDLYRRRMFQLLVSAYSTISIRDAAHFLGMNEEEAKNYVTRRGWIVDVASEMLTVKKQEIGREQKLDSSKLQRLTEYVFHLEH, from the exons ATGGATTTTGCTCGTCTCACTGAGGCTTTGGCTTTCAAATCTTACGAAAAGATCGCTGATATTTGCGACGACCTAATGCTCCAG GCTGCAGCCGAGGGCGTTGATTATCAGGATGAATGGCCTTACGTGATCCATTTTCTTGGCTACCTTTACGTCGATGACAT CAATAGTGCTCGATTTTTCTGGAAATCAATACCTTCCACTATAAAAGAAAACCGACCAGAACTGGTTGCCGTTTGGAAAATTGCCCAAAAGCTATGGATTCAGGACCATAGGGGCGTGTATGAGGCTATTCATGGATTTGATTGGTGTCAAGAAGTTCAGGGCCTATTAGTTGCATTTTCAG ATCTTTACAGAAGGAGAATGTTTCAGTTGTTGGTGTCGGCATATTCTACAATAAGCATCCGTGATGCAGCTCACTTCTTGGGAATGAATGAGGAAGAAGCCAAAAATT ATGTAACAAGGCGAGGATGGATTGTTGATGTTGCTTCTGAAATGTTGACCgtgaagaaacaagaaattgGGAGAGAGCAGAAGTTAGATTCCAGTAAATTGCAGCGCTTGACCGAATATGTTTTCCATCTTGAACATTGA
- the LOC111811609 gene encoding ankyrin repeat-containing protein At5g02620-like, with amino-acid sequence MENSSKEISLEKQKSFKGLMEKQKSFRMVMERQLSFMGGERKKAKESPGKRGDSPLHLAARGGNLARVKEILQNCEDKNESNCLLSKQNQEGETPLYAAAENGHDLVVAEMSKYLDLETAFMAARNGFDAFHVAAKHGHRKVLQELLDVFPNLAMTTDSVNSTALHTAAMQGHLDVVTLLLETDSELTMIARNNGKTVLHSAARMGHVEVVKLLVTKDPSLGFRTDKKGQTPLHMAVKGQNERIVMELLRPDPSVLTLEDNKGNTALHIAVSKRRTENIRCLISVNGININAINKNGDTPLDIVEKFGSSELVTILKEAGAVNSKDQGKPPSAAKQLKQTVSDIKHDVESQLQQTRQTGFRVHRIAKRLKKLHISGLNNAINSATVVAVLIATVAFAAIFTVPGQFVEQETKGLTLGQAHIATNAAFVVFMISDSLALFISLAVVVVQTSVVVIEQKAKRQLVFVINKLMWLACLFISVAFISITYVVVGSNHKWLAISATVIGSTIMLTTIGSMCYCVVQHRMEESKLRSIKRGESRSRSYSMSVVASESELLNNEYKRMYAL; translated from the exons ATGGAGAATAGTTCCAAAGAAATATCGTTAGAGAAGCAGAAAAGCTTTAAAGGATTGATGGAGAAGCAGAAGAGCTTTCGGATGGTTATGGAGAGGCAACTAAGTTTCATGGGCGGCGAGAGGAAGAAAGCCAAGGAATCGCCTGGGAAGCGTGGGGATTCACCGCTTCACTTAGCAGCACGAGGTGGAAATTTAGCGAGAGTCAAAGAGATTCTTCAGAATTGTGAGGATAAAAACGAGTCAAATTGTTTATTGTCAAAGCAGAATCAAGAAGGTGAGACTCCTCTTTATGCAGCCGCTGAAAATGGGCATGACCTCGTCGTTGCAGAGATGTCGAAATATTTGGACCTTGAGACTGCATTTATGGCTGCCAGAAATGGATTTGATGCCTTCCACGTTGCTGCAAAGCATGGCCATCGCA AGGTGTTGCAGGAACTTCTTGATGTATTCCCCAACTTGGCCATGACCACAGACTCGGTCAACTCAACCGCTTTGCATACGGCAGCTATGCAGGGGCACCTTGATGTGGTAACTCTCCTCCTCGAAACGGACTCAGAACTTACTATGATAGCTCGAAACAATGGTAAGACCGTCCTTCACTCAGCTGCCAGGATGGGCCATGTTGAAGTTGTAAAATTGTTAGTAACCAAGGACCCAAGCCTCGGTTTTCGAACGGACAAAAAGGGCCAAACCCCATTGCACATGGCTGTAAAAGGGCAGAACGAGAGGATTGTGATGGAGTTACTAAGACCTGATCCTTCAGTTTTGACTCTGGAAGATAACAAGGGAAATACCGCGTTACACATTGCTGTATCGAAGAGACGAACTGAG AATATTCGTTGCCTAATATCTGTTAATGGTATCAACATCAATGCCATCAACAAGAATGGAGATACCCCACTAGACATTGTGGAAAAATTTGGATCTTCAGAACTTGTAACCATCTTGAAGGAAGCAGGGGCAGTCAATTCCAAAGACCAGGGAAAACCCCCAAGTGCAGCCAAGCAACTTAAGCAAACAGTTAGTGACATAAAGCATGATGTTGAATCCCAACTACAACAGACCCGCCAAACTGGTTTTCGGGTTCATAGAATCGCTAAAAGGTTAAAGAAACTTCACATTAGTGGCCTCAATAATGCCATAAACTCTGCAACTGTTGTGGCTGTTCTCATTGCAACTGTTGCTTTCGCGGCCATATTCACCGTACCCGGCCAGTTTGTCGAGCAGGAAACGAAAGGTCTTACTCTGGGACAAGCACATATTGCTACGAACGCAGCTTTCGTCGTTTTCATGATCTCCGACAGCTTGGCGTTGTTCATTTCCCTGGCAGTTGTAGTCGTCCAGACATCCGTGGTCGTGATTGAACAGAAAGCAAAGAGACAGCTTGTTTTTGTGATTAACAAGCTCATGTGGTTGGCTTGTCTCTTCATTTCAGTTGCCTTCATTTCAATCACATATGTAGTTGTTGGCTCAAACCACAAGTGGCTTGCCATTAGTGCAACCGTGATCGGTAGCACAATAATGCTTACAACAATTGGCTCAATGTGCTATTGCGTCGTTCAACACAGGATGGAGGAGTCGAAGTTGAGAAGTATTAAGCGAGGCGAGAGCAGGTCTCGTTCTTATTCCATGTCGGTCGTAGCGTCCGAATCGGAGTTGTTGAATAACGAATACAAAAGGATGTATGCTCTTTAA